A single region of the Nicotiana sylvestris chromosome 6, ASM39365v2, whole genome shotgun sequence genome encodes:
- the LOC138870801 gene encoding uncharacterized protein, which translates to MGVHEVLVLGDSDLLVYQIQGEWETRDLKLILYRQCLYDLCQRFQSVEFRHIPRIHNEVADALATLASMLHHPDKAYVYPLHIEVHDQHAYCNVVEEELDGEPWFHDIKEYIRMGVYPVQAIGDQKRAIQRLASGFFFSGWSSDERGMSSV; encoded by the exons atgggtgtccatgaagttttggtcttgggggactcagACCTTCTAGTgtaccagattcaaggggaatgggaaacacgagatttgaaactcatactgtaccggcaatgtttgtatgatctttgtcagcgtttTCAATCAGTagagttccggcatattccaaggatccataacgaagttgctgatgctttggctaccttggcgtcaatgctacatcatccggataaggcttatgtttaCCCGTTACATATtgaggtccatgatcagcatgcttactgtaatgtggtagaagaagaacttgatggtgagccctggtttcatgatatcaaggaatatatcaggatgggggtgtatccggtacaagccataggtgatcaaaagagagcAATTCAGCGGTTAGcgagcggatttttcttcagcggatgg tcatctgatgaaagaggtatgtcatcagtttaa
- the LOC138870802 gene encoding uncharacterized protein, with amino-acid sequence MAAPPNFEEGQSTYRPPRFNGQYYGWWKTRMHDFIMAEDSKLWDVICDGPYAPTNILVCGIGHDEYNRISACDTAKEIWEALQIAHEGTTQVKQSKIDMLTIEYELFRMKEDESIQDMHTRFTSIMNELHSIGETIPRNKLVRKILSILPSPWESKVNAITEAKDLQKLTI; translated from the exons atggctgctccaccaaattttgaagaaggtcaatctacatacagaccacccaggttcaatggacaatactatgggtggtggaagacaagaatgcatgattttatcatggctgaggattctAAATTATGGGATGTCATATGTGACGGTCCTTATGCCCCAACAAAT ATTTTAGTATGTGGAATAGGACATGATGAATACAATAGAATCTCCGCTTGTGacactgctaaggagatatgggaagctttgcaaatagctcatgagggaaccacccaagtaaaacaatctaagatcgatatgctcactatcgagtatgaactcttcaggatgaaggaagatgaatctattcaagatatgcatACAAGATTCACTTCCATTATGAATGAGTTACACTCAATTGGAGAAACTATTCCTAGGaacaagctagtgaggaaaatccTCAGTATTCTGCCTAGcccttgggaaagcaaggtgaatgccATTACTGAAGCAAAGGACTTGCAGAAGCTGACCATATAA